One window of Dyadobacter sandarakinus genomic DNA carries:
- a CDS encoding TldD/PmbA family protein, with product MNRRDFIQWAGIGTGAFMIPGFATGRTVSPEAFLQPGVDVAVKKRLADAALNAARSKGATYADVRIGRYLNQFVVTREDKVQNIVNTESYGVGVRVIANGCWGFSAVVDVNNEAQMAQAAENAVAIAKANAKLMKEPVQLAPQKGFGEVSWKAPIKKNAFEVPIKEKVDLLLSVNDAALKNGANYVNSVLFMVNEQKYFASTDGSYIDQDIHRIFPQFNVTTIDPKTGKFETRNALSAPMGMGYDYLQTNPSDKVTGITTRYNMGYDMLEDVTAAARQAKEKLTAKSVEAGKYDLILDPSHLWLTIHESVGHPLELDRVLGYEANFAGTSFATLDKWQSKNFQYGSKQVNLVADKLQVGSLGAVGWDDEGVNTKKWDLVRDGILVNYQAIRDQVHIIGGKESQGCCYADSWSSVQFQRMPNVSLESGKTPLSVEQMIKDVKKGIYIIGDGSFSIDQQRYNFQFGGQLFYEIKDGKIVGMLKDVAYQSNTQEFWNSCVAVCDEKDYRLGGSFFDGKGQPSQSSAVSHGSSTARFNGVNVINTARKI from the coding sequence TTGAACAGACGAGATTTTATACAATGGGCCGGAATCGGAACGGGAGCGTTCATGATACCTGGCTTTGCTACCGGCCGGACGGTTTCTCCCGAGGCATTTCTTCAGCCGGGTGTAGATGTGGCCGTGAAGAAAAGGCTGGCGGACGCTGCCCTGAATGCGGCCAGGTCAAAAGGTGCTACTTATGCCGATGTGCGTATTGGACGCTACCTCAACCAGTTCGTGGTCACGCGCGAGGATAAGGTCCAGAATATCGTCAATACCGAATCTTACGGCGTGGGCGTGCGCGTGATTGCCAACGGATGCTGGGGATTTTCGGCCGTGGTGGATGTAAATAATGAAGCGCAGATGGCGCAGGCTGCTGAAAATGCAGTGGCGATTGCGAAGGCCAATGCCAAACTGATGAAAGAGCCCGTGCAGCTCGCGCCCCAGAAGGGTTTCGGGGAAGTGAGCTGGAAAGCGCCGATCAAGAAAAATGCATTTGAGGTACCTATCAAAGAGAAGGTAGACCTGCTGCTTTCGGTGAATGACGCAGCATTGAAAAACGGTGCTAACTACGTCAACTCCGTACTTTTCATGGTCAATGAGCAAAAGTACTTCGCCTCGACGGACGGCTCTTACATTGACCAGGATATTCATCGCATTTTCCCGCAATTCAATGTAACCACCATTGATCCGAAAACCGGGAAATTTGAGACGCGGAATGCATTGAGCGCACCAATGGGAATGGGTTATGACTACCTGCAGACCAATCCTTCGGACAAGGTTACCGGCATCACTACCCGCTATAATATGGGCTACGATATGCTGGAAGATGTTACCGCAGCCGCCAGACAAGCCAAGGAAAAGCTGACAGCAAAGTCCGTCGAGGCCGGTAAATATGATTTAATCCTCGACCCGTCGCACCTCTGGCTGACCATTCACGAGTCCGTAGGTCACCCGCTCGAACTCGACCGCGTGCTCGGGTATGAGGCCAATTTTGCCGGAACTTCCTTCGCTACACTCGATAAGTGGCAGTCTAAAAACTTCCAGTACGGCAGCAAGCAGGTGAACCTGGTTGCCGACAAGTTGCAGGTAGGCTCGCTGGGTGCAGTGGGCTGGGATGATGAGGGGGTAAATACCAAAAAATGGGATCTGGTGCGTGATGGTATTCTGGTTAACTACCAGGCGATCCGCGACCAGGTGCATATCATTGGCGGAAAAGAGTCGCAGGGTTGCTGCTACGCGGATAGTTGGAGCTCGGTACAGTTTCAGCGTATGCCAAATGTGTCGCTGGAATCCGGCAAGACGCCGCTGAGTGTGGAGCAGATGATCAAGGATGTGAAAAAGGGCATTTACATCATCGGCGACGGTTCGTTTTCCATTGATCAGCAGCGCTATAACTTCCAATTTGGCGGCCAGTTGTTTTATGAAATCAAAGACGGGAAAATCGTCGGAATGCTGAAAGATGTGGCTTACCAGTCCAATACGCAGGAATTCTGGAACTCGTGCGTGGCCGTTTGCGATGAAAAAGATTACCGCCTGGGCGGCTCCTTCTTCGACGGAAAAGGCCAGCCCTCCCAATCCAGCGCAGTCTCACACGGCAGCTCGACGGCAAGGTTTAATGGAGTAAATGTGATTAATACAGCCAGGAAAATTTAA